A part of Dryobates pubescens isolate bDryPub1 chromosome 3, bDryPub1.pri, whole genome shotgun sequence genomic DNA contains:
- the NKX2-4 gene encoding homeobox protein Nkx-2.4 isoform X2, with translation MSLSPKHTTPFSVTDILSPMEESYKKFGGMDGAGGLGAPLGPYRQPPVPPAAAAAVPQHVVAGPTGATAYHMPHGVSQFSHGAVGGYCNGGLGNMGELPAYPEGMRSGAAAGGGWYGAGGDPRYSSISRFMGPSAGMNVAGMGGLSGIAEGAKAIVPLHTAPRRKRRVLFSQAQVYELERRFKQQKYLSAPEREHLASLIHLTPTQVKIWFQNHRYKMKRQAKDKAAAQQLHPDGSGGLCQQHSPRRVAVPVLVKDGKPCPPPGTGTPAPGQPAPPPPAPSSAGSLPAAAGPAAAHPHPGSLGQAADLEELSPSPPALHGQVPALAPMDSTGVDYNGGMVSPNLLYGRTW, from the exons ATGTCGCTGAGCCCCAAGCACACGACGCCCTTCTCGGTGACCGACATCCTGAGCCCGATGGAGGAGAGCTACAAAAAGTTCGGTGGCATGGACGGGGCGGGCGGGCTGGGCGCGCCCCTCGGGCCCTACCGCCAGCCGCCGGTGCCCCCGGCCGCAGCCGCAGCCGTCCCGCAGCACGTCGTGGCCGGTCCCACCGGGGCAACAGCTTACCATATGCCCCACGGCGTCTCCCAGTTCTCGCACGGTGCCGTCGGGGGGTACTGCAACGGCGGATTGGGCAACATGGGTGAGCTGCCCGCCTACCCCGAGGGGATGCGcagcggagcggcggcgggaggcggcTGGTACGGGGCCGGCGGCGACCCTCGCTATTCCAGCA TCTCCAGGTTCATGGGCCCGTCGGCGGGGATGAACGTGGCCGGGATGGGCGGCCTGAGCGGCATCGCCGAGGGTGCCAAGGCTATCGTGCCGCTTCACACGGCCCCgcggaggaagaggagggtgctcttctcccaggctcagGTCTACGAGCTGGAGCGGCGCTTCAAGCAGCAGAAATACCTGTCGGCGCCGGAGCGGGAgcatctggccagcctgatccacCTCACCCCCACCCAGGTGAAGATCTGGTTCCAGAACCATCGCTACAAGATGAAACGCCAGGCCAAGGACAAGGCGGCCGCCCAGCAGCTGCACCCCGACGGCAGCGGtggcctctgccagcagcactctccGCGCCGTGTAGCCGTACCCGTGCTAGTGAAGGACGGCAAACCCTGCCCGCCGCCGGGCACAGGCACCCCGGCCCCGGGGcagcccgccccgccgcccccagccccctcttcGGCCGGGTcgctgcccgccgccgccggccccgccgctgccCACCCGCATCCCGGCTCGCTGGGGCAAGCGGCCGACCTGGAGGAGCTCTCGCCCAGCCCGCCGGCGCTGCACGGCCAGGTGCCCGCCCTGGCCCCAATGGACTCGACCGGCGTCGACTACAACGGTGGCATGGTCAGCCCCAACCTGCTCTACGGCAGGACATGGTAA
- the NKX2-4 gene encoding homeobox protein Nkx-2.4 isoform X1 — protein sequence MSLSPKHTTPFSVTDILSPMEESYKKFGGMDGAGGLGAPLGPYRQPPVPPAAAAAVPQHVVAGPTGATAYHMPHGVSQFSHGAVGGYCNGGLGNMGELPAYPEGMRSGAAAGGGWYGAGGDPRYSSISRFMGPSAGMNVAGMGGLSGIAEGAKAIVPLHTAPRRKRRVLFSQAQVYELERRFKQQKYLSAPEREHLASLIHLTPTQVKIWFQNHRYKMKRQAKDKAAAQQLHPDGSGGLCQQHSPRRVAVPVLVKDGKPCPPPGTGTPAPGQPAPPPPAPSSAGSLPELSPSPPALHGQVPALAPMDSTGVDYNGGMVSPNLLYGRTW from the exons ATGTCGCTGAGCCCCAAGCACACGACGCCCTTCTCGGTGACCGACATCCTGAGCCCGATGGAGGAGAGCTACAAAAAGTTCGGTGGCATGGACGGGGCGGGCGGGCTGGGCGCGCCCCTCGGGCCCTACCGCCAGCCGCCGGTGCCCCCGGCCGCAGCCGCAGCCGTCCCGCAGCACGTCGTGGCCGGTCCCACCGGGGCAACAGCTTACCATATGCCCCACGGCGTCTCCCAGTTCTCGCACGGTGCCGTCGGGGGGTACTGCAACGGCGGATTGGGCAACATGGGTGAGCTGCCCGCCTACCCCGAGGGGATGCGcagcggagcggcggcgggaggcggcTGGTACGGGGCCGGCGGCGACCCTCGCTATTCCAGCA TCTCCAGGTTCATGGGCCCGTCGGCGGGGATGAACGTGGCCGGGATGGGCGGCCTGAGCGGCATCGCCGAGGGTGCCAAGGCTATCGTGCCGCTTCACACGGCCCCgcggaggaagaggagggtgctcttctcccaggctcagGTCTACGAGCTGGAGCGGCGCTTCAAGCAGCAGAAATACCTGTCGGCGCCGGAGCGGGAgcatctggccagcctgatccacCTCACCCCCACCCAGGTGAAGATCTGGTTCCAGAACCATCGCTACAAGATGAAACGCCAGGCCAAGGACAAGGCGGCCGCCCAGCAGCTGCACCCCGACGGCAGCGGtggcctctgccagcagcactctccGCGCCGTGTAGCCGTACCCGTGCTAGTGAAGGACGGCAAACCCTGCCCGCCGCCGGGCACAGGCACCCCGGCCCCGGGGcagcccgccccgccgcccccagccccctcttcGGCCGGGTcgctgccc GAGCTCTCGCCCAGCCCGCCGGCGCTGCACGGCCAGGTGCCCGCCCTGGCCCCAATGGACTCGACCGGCGTCGACTACAACGGTGGCATGGTCAGCCCCAACCTGCTCTACGGCAGGACATGGTAA